Sequence from the Penaeus chinensis breed Huanghai No. 1 chromosome 5, ASM1920278v2, whole genome shotgun sequence genome:
GGCTTGGAAGCATAGGAACTGAGGAATACAGGATCTACGGTTGTTTTACATTAGCCTCCTATTGCTTTAATATACAAGGAAGATGATCCCTGCGTTTTGAGGTCGTTCGCTTCACCCCGCAGCCTTTTGTAAACAAACAAGATGGCCGCCAATTTACAGTCTCAAAGCTGGGGTTCTAACCTGGGGTCCgtgaggatgaaaaaaaaggatcCTCTATCTTCGCTATGCAACCTTAGCCATTACTTTTTgcataaaaagttttttttttattactttgaaGTTTAATACTCAATAAAGAGAGTACATTATACAAATTTAGATTCTCAAAGGGGTTCGTGactaaaaaggtaaaaaacacCGTTCTAAAGTACCTCCGAAGTGCAGTTCCGAGCGCTTAATGCATCCCGGATCAAGTAATCCAGCCTCCTCTCGCTCGACATGTCTCAGTGGTTTGCCATGCAAGGACGGTTGGTTTGCGAAAAAACAGCTGAGGGATATACTGAGTGTTTTGGGCCACCGTCAAATGAGTGCAGGGCAGGAGGGTCGTAATACTATTCAAATTACTTAATGCGGACGCTAAGACCCATAATGACAAAGGTTATGTTTTAATAACGTTGCTTAAATGGCTAAATAATTTGCCTTTTATGTTAAGGTAAAAATCAGTGAATGTTAAGTGTTCTTTTTTCAATCGGGTCGTCAGAAACGCCACTTACATGATAtgaagaaaaggcaaagagaaagaggaatttaaAGTAATTCCAATTAGCTATAACTAtaaaggaaagacgaagagaataTAGGTTAAATAGTAACAATTCTGAAAACTAAACTAACCCACTTATTAATATACAAGACCTTGGAAATGTCCAAGTTATAACACTTTCTTTCTTGAAATGTAAAATCTTGACATTAAAACCTTACACTACCAACGCAATGGGGTGAGTTTTTCATGCTTCTCGtcataacttttaaaaaatgcatttaaatgtaataataaatgcaaAGGAACATTAAACCCAACCTCAAATCAGCAAAGCCAATATAAATAAACTCATTTCTTCGTCCAAATGCGTTCGTTaaagtatgcatatttatttgtgtgtatgcgtgtttttttttttttttttttttttttttgggggggggaggtgcaaaGCGGAAAGGCCCGCCGCACCCTAGCTCGAGGAGCGGCAGGGCGTTGGAAGCGAAGGTCGGGAGCCGAGAGGCCTGGTTCTGCAGCCAGGCAAGGCCCCTCGTCTTAATCTCCTTCCGGTAATGCCTGTTGAAGACCACGAAGCAGAGCGGGTCGAGGGCGAAGTGTAGCCTGTAGATCATGCGAATGATCACGAAGCTGAAGTCCGTCGTCCTGGTCACGCAGAAGTGGATGACGAAGTAAAGGACGTCGAGGAAGATGTTGAAGAGGATGGTGATGCCCACGGCGAAGCTGACGCTGTCGAGGCTCGCTGGCCCCTCGCCCGCGGATGCTGCCCGCCTCTTGAGGGTGCGCTGGGGGCAGAGGGGCCGGGGCAACGGGCAGGCAAGGGAGACGAAGAAATATATATGGGTTCAGTTAAACATGTAACTACCTgctaatgtgtacatgtatgcacatacacatttagtttgtatacacgtgtgtgtgtgtgtgtgtgtgtgtgtgtgtatagatagatagatagatagatagatagataattacatacatatagatatgtaaacatagatcaatatatatatcaatatatcctaAAATGATCATTTTAGgatacatttcattatttttccctgCCAATACTGATGGTACCTAATTTTGGGAACACAGGTAATTGAAACTATAGCATAATCCCAGTAATATATTCttagtgtctttgttttttctaattaatcagtatgtttttattcatttcttgggatctaaaatttcagttatctgtgaTTGAAAATATCAGCATCCGCATccccaaatatctatatatatgtatatatatatatatgtatatgtatgtgtatatgtgtgtgtgtgtgtatgtatgtgtgtgtgtgtgtgtgtgtgtgcagtatatatactgaatatgtatGTGGGCATATTTGTTTAATAAACACGCATCCACTTTTACAATCATTCCTGACCCCCACTATTCATATACGATTCACCTCCAACTACACCGCGGCCTAAAGAACTATAATGTGTGGCGATTTTTTAAGACAATTCATTTCGTAtttactcagagagagagagaaagatacagaaagacagacatgcaGAAATAGAGTAAAGAAAGCGagcaaacgagcgagagagaggggggaggggcagagagacagagacagacagagaaagagagagagaggggagaaaggaagacaggcagagaaggcagaagaaaataaaatacttaCGACCACAAGCATTATGGCATACGAGGAGGTTGTAACGGCAATGGGCACAAACAGAGTGAAACAGTACATTGCAAACACTTTGTCACTCCTAATAGGGTTCCACACGTCACCTTGGTCGTAATtctgtgcataaaaaaaaaaaaaaaaaaccattacaCCGAAGAGATTTGTTGGGGATATACATCACCTGGAATAACTTAAATTTGACGAATTcaaatatttaattaattttatgatAGATATAACTATGAGAATACATACATTTCCTAAACATATTTTCTGATTactatatggttatatatgtcaTCAAAGTACACTATAAATATAGCGAGGGCTGTCAGACCCATTAATTGACGAGATGGGGACAGAGTGGATAAAAGTACCATATGTTCTCTAAGTAGTCtacatgtttatgctttgatatgTTCCAAAGTAGCACTGCAATAGTTTCCGAGAAAGAGACGATTTATTCACAAAGCGTGGCAACCGCGGACAAATAATTGGCTGCGGGCGTCTTTGACATTCAACATCAATCAgtttaaaaaaaatcgaatacaTTCATTATTTCAAACGAGTAATTCAAGAAGCCACTGGACTAAAAGAaactaagaattatatatatatatatatatatatatatatatataagattgtgtgtgcttgtctgtgtgaatgtgtatatatataaacatttagacatttatatatagatagatagatagatgtgtgtatatatatatatatatatatacatatacatgtgtgtgtatgcatacatatgtatatccacacgcacgcacataaatttatgtattgtTACACTTATCCTCTCAAATCCTATTTTTATgtgctgtttatatatagattgtagtAACTTTTTGGTAGTGCATTGCGGAAACAAAAAGTCTATTCCTGGTActtgaaaaaaaagtgatgaatgATTGATTTGTATCTGTTATGTCATATCAGTGTGATTCCATTATTTGAACTGTCTAAAAAgttttttccttatatttgtaCAAGTGTGAGGATCAAGAAAAGGGTATCCTTTGGTTAAAATTGATATGTCGATCATTTATGAAAAGTTTTGGAATGTTTTGTGTTCGACGCTCTCTCGATGCTAAGGCCGGAAGGGTATGGAAAGGAAATACCTGCTGCTACCTTTGATTCAATATCTAGATAAGAATAATTGTGTTGAATGTTATTACAGTTTAAAATGTTCACTGGGGATGAAACGTAAATTAATGAGAGAAGGGAAATTTGTCATGGGATGTTACATTAAATTTCAATTAATTAATGAGTGGACTCACAGCCATCGAGAGCACATTTCCGTGTAGGATACTTTTCTTTGTCGGAAAAACCAAAGctgtattcatctctctctctctctctctctctctctctctctctctctctctctctctctctctctctctctctctctctctctctctctctctctctccctctccctctctctcttttcttttcttttttttctttctttttttctctttctttttttttttctttttttttttgaaaagttatAGCCAGTCTACATTTGGGATGTGATTGAGTTTCATCAACTTAAATATTATATTggtcatatttcattttctaattctctgaatgcacacacacacacacacacacacacacacacacacacacaca
This genomic interval carries:
- the LOC125025587 gene encoding uncharacterized protein LOC125025587; the protein is MEAKVTNTTEAADRSDVLSRWWTVAIVVQLITCVFGVVGSVLSIYCVRLSKKMHKGMALQFYLFFITFFIICMIILPTSVVDEYYTLIGWQDKQTAFNVALHTIFESFERNVIGLIVVYRLMAVCFPVPFKLLSRPVVVLTLELVLFLGVLALWIIVFLTENYDQGDVWNPIRSDKVFAMYCFTLFVPIAVTTSSYAIMLVVRTLKRRAASAGEGPASLDSVSFAVGITILFNIFLDVLYFVIHFCVTRTTDFSFVIIRMIYRLHFALDPLCFVVFNRHYRKEIKTRGLAWLQNQASRLPTFASNALPLLELGCGGPFRFAPPPPKKKKKKKKKHAYTQINMHTLTNAFGRRNEFIYIGFADLRLGLMFLCIYYYI